The nucleotide sequence CGCCGCGGACAGGATGATCGCGACACCGGACTGGATCAGCTGGAGCGGCCAGAAGTTCGACTCCGGCTGGTACTCGAACTCGGCGGCGGTCACGCCCTCGCGTTGCAGGCAGGCCGAGTAGTTCTCCTGCGGACCACAGCCCACTCCGACCTGGCCCGACCCGATCATCTCGCCGGCAGGGCCTCGGAAGGCCATGTCACGGGGCATCCCGTCGACGTCGGCGGTTCCGTCGAACTCACCGATCGGAACCACCTGCACCGATGTCGGGAGGATGTCGTATCGCGTGTAGAGCAGAACCGCGAAGATCACGAGCCACCCGAGCACGGTGCCCACGACGACGGCGAGGCTGCTGCGCAACCACGTCCCGAGTGCCGCGGCGAGGCTGAAGCTGATCAGTACGGAGGCCAGCGGCCAGGTCCCGTGGAGCTCGAAGCCGAGTGGTTCGATCCGGCCCTGCCGGAAGAGCGTCTCGAACGGCGCCAGCGCCCATCGGGCGACCAGGGTGAGCACGAGCGCACCGGCGAGCGCGGGAAGCAGGGTCGTGGCGATGTTCGTCGTCCACCACCGTGCCCGGCTCACCGACTGGGTCAGCACGAATCCCGCGGTGCCTTCCTCGGTCTCTCGTGTGAACAGGGCGGCGGCGACGATCAGCCCCAGCAGCGGAACCAACGCCCACAGCCAGAACTGCAGGAACCGGTGGGGCCAGAGGAAGGAGTCGTAGAGCTCGCGCCCGCGACCCCAGCCGGTGCAGTCCTGAGCCGGATCGACGAGGCAGGCCGAGTCGCCCAGGCCTGCGGCACGCGACTCGAGCAGGAGCCGCGCGACCACGAGCAGGGCGACGGTGACGACGACCAGGGCGGCCGCCAGCAGCAGGGCACCACGTTGACGCCGCCATACCAACCAGGTCATGCCGCCTCCGGATCCGACGCGGCCGGAGCCTGGAGGTAGGCCACCACGAGTTCCTCGAGGGTCGGTGCCGAACCCGAGGGCCCGGGTTCGGCCGCAGGCTCGTGGTCGCGGACCAGCGCGACGGTGTGGCGTCCGCCGTTGCTGCGGTGCACGACCGTCTCGTCGTCGACGAAGGACGTGGCCGGTCCCGAGTGGATCCGGTGACCGGCGAGCAGCCCGTCGATACCTCCGTCGAGCATCACCCGCCGGTCGCCGAGCAGGACCAGGTGATCGCAGGCGTCTTCGATGTCGGTCACGACGTGCGAGGACAGCAGAACGGTCATCCCGGTCTCGGCGACCGCGGCGAGCACCGTGCCCATGATCTCCCGGCGTGCCAGCGGGTCGAGCTCGGCCAGTGGTTCGTCGAGCAGCAGCAGCCGCGGGCGCCGCCCCAGGGCCAGGGCGATCGCGACCCTGGCCCGCTGCCCCGCCGACAACTCCCCGATGCGCTGCCCGACGCCGATGCCGGCATCGGCGATCAGCGACGCGGCATGGGCGCCGTCCCAGTTCCCGCCCGAGTTCAGCACGGCCGCCGCACGCAGCATCTCCCGCACCCGGAAACGGCGGTAGAGCGGCTTGTCCTGGGCCACGTAGCTCACCCCCGCGGGCGTCCCCGTCGCGGCTGGATTCTCACCGAGGACCTCGATCCGCCCCGCGCTCGGCCGCGCCAGCCCCACGGCCATGCGCAACAGCGTCGTCTTGCCAGCCCCGTTGGCACCGACGAGCGCAGCCACCCGACCGCGGGGCAGGGCGAAGGAACAGTCGCGCAACGCGTCCCGACGCCCGAACTGCTTACCGACGGCGTCGTAGCGCAACACCGTGTCCGTTGTCTCGTCCTCATTCATCGGTTCACTCCCCCTCGTACCACCGCTCGACGACGTCGGCGAACAACGCCTGCACGTCCTCGACCGTCATCCCGGCCGCGACGGCCTCGTTCATCCAGTCCTCCAGGCGCGTACGCAGCGCCCGGTCGGCCACCGAGTCGGGCCGGCCCAGCGTGTGGAGCACGAACGTGCCCTTCCCCGGCCGGGCCTCCACCAGTCCCTCGCGCTCGAGTTCCCGGTAGGCCTTGTGCACGGTGTTCGGATTGATCGCAATGGCCTCGACGACCGCTTTCGCCGTCGGCAGTCGGTCGCCGGGTGCGAGCGCACCCACGCGCAGCGCCTGCCGCACCTGCGTGACGAGTTGCAGGTATGTCGGCACGCCTGATCGGCGCTCTATCCGGAACTCCACGACCACCCCAAACCACTAAGCTCTTAGTGGAATGGTGGCAGTGCGGACCACCGCGGGTCAAATCGGCCGCGCCGGCCCGGCGCGGCCCGGCCACCGCATGTATCGTTCATCGATATGTTGTTAATCGATATGACCGGGACCGCGTCGTGACCGTCCACTCGCGAGTCCTCGACGTCGTCCGGCTGCTCGCCAAGGTCTTCATCTGGTTCGTCGTGCTCGGACTGATGGTGCCTGCGTACAAGCTCGTGTCGGTGCTGATCGGCGGCGTGTTCGTGGGGTGGCCGTCGTTCGTGTTCGAGCTCGGCGACGATCGGCTGCCGTTGGCCCCGGATGCGAACATGGTGGAGGGGACGCTGCTGGTCGTCGGGCGCAGCCAGGCGTTCCTGGGAGCGGTGGCCGTCGAGCTCGACGCCGTGTTCACCGTCGGCTATCCGATGTTGATCGCCGTTCTGGCGGTGCGCGCTCTGGACCTGGCTCGCAGTGACGGCCCCTTCAGCGAGGCGATGCCGACGCGCCTGGGCCGGCTGGGCTGGGCCCTGGTGGCGCAGCCGGTGAGCGCGGCCGCTCAGGCCCTGTGCACGGCGCAGCTGAGAAGCACCGTGCTGGCCGGGTCCACGTTCGGCGACGAGTTCTCCAGCGCCTTCGGTGATGCGCTCACGTGGGCGGCGATCGCCTCCGGGGCCGGGATCCTGGTGTTCCGCTCGATCATCATCGAAGGGGTCGGGATGCGCCGGGACCTCGACGGGACGGTGTAGCCGTGCCACCACGCACGACGGGCACCATCAGGGTCGGTCTCGATGCACTGCTCGCCGAGCGAGGCATGACGGTGACCGAGTTGGCGCGCCGGGTCGGGATCACGCACGCGAACCTGTCCGTATTGAAGAACGGGCATGCTCGCGCGATCCGGTTCTCCACCCTGGCAGCTCTCTGCGAGGAGCTCGACTGTCAGCCCGGGGACCTGATGGCGTACCGCTCGGACTGAGCGATCCCCGGTCCGGTCCCGCGTGCTCCGGAACCCGGGATCACCGCCGGCTCAGCTGCCCAGCGTGTCGAGTGCGATGCCGGCCCGCATCAGCGGGCCCAGCAGGGCGGACGGCCCGCGCTTCGGGAGCGCGGCGAGCCGGCCCGCCAGCTTCGGCAACGCACGGTGCGCGCCGGCCTCCATCACGTGCGCGACATTCAGCGCCGCGAGCCGGTGGGTGTCCAGCGCGCTGTGGCCGTGTGCCGCGATCGGGACCAGCACGGCGTCGGGCAGCAGCTCGGTGACCCGCTCGGCGACCGGTCGTGGCGTGCGCAGATCCCGGTCGCCGGACACCACCGCGACCGGCCAACCGAAGTGGTCCAGCTCGGCCGCGACGTCGTAGGGCGGGGTGCGCGGCTCCGCCGCCGGGGCTCGCGCGAACAGCCGCTGCGGATCGAGCACATGCCCGTCCGGCGGGGCGTCGAAGCCGAGCTCGCTCTGCCCGATCGGCCGGACCAGGTCGGGCTCGAACACCATCGGCTGCCCGGTCGGCGACTCGACCTCCGCCCGGCCGAGCCCGGCGATCCGGGCCCAGCTGCGTCGGCCCCGGCCGCGCAGGCGCGCCTCGAGCAGCCGCTCCAGCGGCGCGGTGCCCGCGAACTCGTACACGTGCTGGACCACACCGGACAGGTCCAGCGGGTCCTCCCCCGCGGCGGCGAGTTCCCGGACCAGCGCCGCGCACCGGGCCGTCGCCGGATGGTGCCCGTCCCAGAACAGCGCGCGCAGGTGCGCCCGGACCTCGGCGATGTCACCGGCGTCCAGGCCCGGCGAGTCGAGCACCATCGCCGCGATCCGGTCCGGGTGCCGGATCGCGAACACCTGGGCCAGGTAGCTGCCGTACGAGGTGCCGTAGACGATCGCCCGCGGCACCCCCGCCGCATCCAGCACCGCCGCCAGGTCGTCGGCCGCCGCGGTGCTGGTGACGTCGTCGACGGTCAGGTCCGCCCCGGTCGAGTCGTGCCGGGACAACCCGACACCACGATGCTCCACCATGATCAGATCCAGGCCGCGGCGCACCGCGGCCCGGCGCAGTCCCCGGTAGGGCAGCACCGAGGCCAGCCCCGGGCCGCCCGGGATCGCCAGCACCGGCGTCCGCTCGCCGGGACCGGAGCGCGCCCAGGCCAGCGGCAGCTCCCGGCCGCCGTCCAGCGGGCGCGGCACCCGGCCGCCGAAGCGCGCCACCTCGGCCTGCCCCATCGACGTCCACGCGGCTGTCGGGTCCCCCATCGTCGCCCCCCCTCGTCGTGTACCCCGATGATCCACGAACGAAGGGTCCGCCGCGTTCCCGGTTCAGCCCTGGCCTGCCGGGGCACCGACCCGGCGCAGTACCAGCGCCAGCGCGAGTGCCGCCAGCAGCAGCACACTGACGTAACCCGCCAGCGCGGACCAGCCGCCGTGGTCGAAGGCGATCCCACCGGCCGCGCCGCCGACGCTGGAGCCCGCGTAGTAGCCGACCAGGTACAGCGACGACGCCTGTGCGGGCACGGCACCGGGGAGCAGCCGGGAGCGGCGGCCGACCCAGCTGCTGGCCACCGAGTGCGCACCGAAGAAGCCGACCGTGATCATCACCAGTCCGGCGAGCACCGAGCCCAGGACGTCCGGCACCGTCACCCACACCCCGGCCAGCGCGAGCAGGGTGGCCGACCACAACACCGGACGACGGCCGAACCGGTCCCCCAGCCGACCGGCCCGGGTGGACGCCCAGCTGCCCGCCAGGTAGCCGAGGAACACCAGGCCCACCAGCGTGCCGGGCAGCGAGAACGGCGCCGCGAGCAGCCGGAACCCGAGGTAGTTGTAGACCGTCACGAACGCGCCCATCAGCAGGAACGCCATCCCGAACAGGCACAGCAGTCCCGGATCGGTGAGGTGCCGGCGCAACGGCCCGCCGAGGTCGCGCAACCGGGTCCGGGACGGGGTGGGTGCGGTCGCCGGCGGCAGCAGCAGCCGGAACGCGACGGTCGCCAGCACCGACAGCGCGCCGACGGCGGCGAGCCCGGCCCGCCAGCCGCCGAACTCGGCCACCCAGGCCGCGACGAGCCGGCCGGACAGCCCGCCGAGCGTGTTGCCCGCGATCAGCAGGCCGACCGCGCCGCCGAGATGCCGCCCGGAGACCTCGTGGGTCAGGTGCGCCATGGACAGCGCGGGCAGCGCCGCGAGTGCCACCCCCTGGAGCGCCCGGACCGCGACGAGGGTCTCGAAGGTCGGCGCCAGCGGGGCCAGCAGCGCGAGCACGGCCGAAACCGCGAGCGCCCACGTCATCACCCGGGCCCGGCCCCACGCCTCGGTGACGGCCGAGAGCGGGAGCACGGCGAGCGCCAGCGCGCCGGTCGTCGCCGAGAGCACCAGGCTGGCCCTCGACGAGCTGACACCGAACTCGGCGGACAACGCCGGCAGCAGCCCCTGCACGCTGTAGACCAGCACGAACGTCGCCATCCCGGACAGCCACAGCGCGGCGCCGAGCCGCCGGTAGCCCGGCGAACCGCGCTCGTGCGGCGGGGCGGCGAGCGCGGCGGGACGTTCGGTCGTTGTCATCGCACACGACCGTAGGCCGGACCGCTGCGATGCGTCCAATGCATGTGCTGGACATTTACCATGCAGATATGCATGAGTTGCTGGCACCGGCGCTGCACCGCTTCGTCGCCGTCGCGCAGGACGGGAACCTGACCCGCGCGGCCGAGCGGATCGGCGTGCCGCAGCCGACGCTGTCCCGCTCGATCGCCCGCCTGGAGGACGATCTGGGCATCGCGCTGTTCCGGCGGGTCGGCCGCGGCCTGCGGCTGACCCCGGCCGGCCGCACCCTGCAGACCAGGGCGGAGGCGGCGCTGGCCGAGCTCGCGGCGGCCACCGCCGAGCTGGCAGGCGACGCGGACCCGGCGACCGGCCTGGTCACCCTCGGCTTCCTCGGCACGCTCGGCCCCGAGGTGGTGCCCCGGATCCTGCGCGGCTTCCGCGACGCACACCCGCGGATCCGGATCGACCTCGTCCAGACCCAGCACGCGGCACTGCTCGACCGGGTCCGCGACGGCACCGTCGACCTGGCCCTGACCTCGCCGATGCCCGACGAACCGGGCCTGGTCGCGAACGCGCTCGCCGAGGAGGAACTGCGGCTCACGGTGCCGTCCGGCCACCGGCTGGCGGACGAGCCGGTCGCCGATCTCGCTGAGGTGGCCGGCGAGCCGTTCCTCCAGTTCGCCCGCGGGTACGGGCTGCACGGCATCGTCCGCGCCTGGTGCGAGCAGGCCGGGTTCCGGCCGCGGGTGGCGTTCGAGGGCGGCGAGACGGCGACCCTGCGCGGCCTGGTCGGCGCCGGTCTGGGGGTGGCGCTGCTGCCGCTCGGGCCGGACGTCCCCGGCGTCGTCCAGCTGCCGGTCCGCACGCCGCGCACCGTCCGCACGCTCGGGATGGTGCATGCCGCCGGTGGCCGCCGGACCGTGCCCGTCCGCGACCTGTGCGACTTCGTCGCCGAGCACGGTCCGCGGCTGCTCGGCCCGGATCCTCGGGCTACCGTCGGACGATGACCCCGGTGATCGACGACGAGGGCACCGCGGTGCCCGTTCCCGGCGAGGTACGACGGGTGGTGTCGCTGGTGCCATCGCTGACCGAGGCGGTCGAGGCCACCGCCCCCGGCCTGGTGGTCGGCGCGACCGACTGGTGCACCCACCCGTCCGACCTGGCCGCCGAGCGGGTCCGCGGCACCAAGAACCCGGACGTCGAGCGGATCGTCGCGCTCGCCCCGGATCTCGTGCTGGCCAACCAGGAGGAGAACCGGCCGCCGGACCTGGCCGCGCTGCGCGCCGCCGGCCTGGCCGTGTACGTCACCGACATCCGCGACGTCGACGGCGGGCTCACCTCGCTGGGCCGGCTGCTCACCGCCTGCCGGCTCGACGAGCCGGGGTGGCTGCGCGAGGCACACCAGCTGTGGGGCGCGATCCGGCCGTCCTCGCCACGGCGCCGGGTGGTCGTCCCGATCTGGCGGAAGCCCTGGATGGCGGTCGGTTCGGACACCTTCACCGGCGCTGTGCTGGACCGGCTCGGGTTCGACAACGTGCTCGCCGGCTCCGCCGAGCGCTACCCGCGCATCGATCCGGCCGAGCTGCCCCCGCACGATCTGGTGGTGCTGCCCGACGAGCCGTACCTGTTCACCGCCGACGACGGCCCGGAGGCGTTCGGCGCACCGTCCGCCCTGGTCAGCGGGCGACTTCTGACCTGGTACGGCCCCAGCCTGGTGGAGGCGGCGCGGGAGCTGCCCGGCGCGCTGGGCCTACCGGCCCGCACCTGAGGCCCGGCGGGGCCCCGGCGCGGGCCCGGCTCAGGACCGGAGCAGGTCGGCGCACTTCTCGCCGATCATCATGGTGGTGATGTTCGGGTTGATCGCCGGCAGGAACGGCATCGCCGAGGCGTCCGCGACCCGCAGGTTGGTCACGCCGCGCACCCGCAGCCGGTGATCGAGGACGGCCGCCGGGTCGTCGTCGGTGCCCATCTTCGCAGTGCACGCCGGGTGGTAGACGGTGTTGTGGGTCTTGGAGATGTAGTCGGCCAGCTCGTCGTCGGTGACGGCGTCCGGGCCGGGTGCCAGCTCCGCGGCGATCCACTCCTTCAGTGCGGGCTGCTCGGCGATCCGCCGGGCCAGCCGGATCCCCTCGGTCATCACCCGCATGTCGTGGCCCTCGGGATCGGTGAAGTACCGCGGATCGACGCGGGCCCGGTCCCGGAAGTCGCGGGTGCGCAGCCGCACCGTGCCCCGCGACCGGCCGCGGGTGACGTTCGGGGTCAGGCAGAACCCGTTGTCGGTGGTCGGGTAGCCCCAGCGCAGCGTGTTCATGTCGAACGGCACCGAGCCGTAGTGCATCATCAGGTCCGGCCGGTCCAGCCCCGGGTCGGTGCGGTGGAACAGGCCGATCTCCCACCACTGGGTCGATTCGGTCACCATCGGGCGTGCCGCGTCCCAGAAGACCAGGCCCTCCACGTGGTCGTCCAGGTTGGACCCGACGCCGGGTGCGTCCACCCGCACGTCGATGCCGAACTCGCGCAGGTGCCCGGCCGGCCCGATGCCCGAGAGCATGAGCAGCTTCGGGGTGTCGATCGCGCCCGCCGAGAGGATCACCTCGCGGTCGGCGTGCACCGTCTCGCGGCCCGGGCCGATCCCGCGCTGGTACTCGACGCCGGTCGCCCGGTTGCCCTCGAAGAGCACCTGCGAGGCCCAGCAGTCGGTCCGGACCTCCAGGTTCGGCCGTGAGTCCAGGATCGGGTGCAGGTAGGACGCCGACGACGACGCCCGCGTCCCGTCCGGGAAGGAGTTGATCTGGAAGTACCCGGCGCCGTCGGTGACCGTCGTGCCCTCGTTGAACCGCACGGTCGGCATCCCGACCGCGGCCGCGGCCTCCAGCACGGCATTGCCGCACGGGTCGTGCGGCGGGATCTGCATGAGATTGACCGGGCCGGAGCGGCCGTGCCCGTCCCACTCCCCGTCGTTGGTCTCCAGGCGGGCGATCAGCGGCCAGCACTCGTCGGCCGACCAGCCGGTCAGCCCGGACGCGGCCCACTCGTCGAGGTCCTCGCGCGGGGTCCAGAACGCGATGCACGAGTTGTGCGACGAGCAGCCGCCGAGCACCTTCGCCCTGGCGTGCCGCATGTGCGAGTTGCCGCGCTCCTGCGGCTCGACCGGGTAGTCCCAGTCGTAGCCGGAGTCGAGCAGGTTCATCCAGTCGGCGAGCCGCAGGATGGCCTGGTCGCCGACGTCCGACGGGCCGGCCTCCAGCAGCAGCACCCGGGTCGACGGGTCCTCGGACAGCCGCGCGGCGAGCGCGCATCCGGCCGAGCCGCCACCCACGACGACGTAGTCGAACCGGTCGCTCATGCCCGGCCTCCCTCGGTGCTCCCGGCGAACCAGCGCTGCGGCTCGGGCGCGGTGTTGTGCCAGATGTGCTTGATCTCCTGGTACTCGGCCAGCCCGGTCGGACCGAGCTCACGGCCGTTGCCGGAACGGCCCATGCCGCCCCACTCCGCCCCCGGGAAGTACGGGTGGAAGTCGTTGATCCACACGGTGCCGTGACGCAGCGCGTTCGCGACCCGGTTGGCGCGCCCCATGTCCTGGGTGAACACCGCGCCCGCGAGGCCGTACTCGGTGTCGTTGCCGAGCCGGATCGCCTCGGCCTCGGTGCTGAACCGCTCGACCGTGAGCAGCGGGCCGAAGGTCTCCTCCCCGATCAGCCGCGAGCCGGGAGCCAGGTCGGTGATCACGGTCGGCAGGTAGAAGTAGCCGTCCTTCAGCTCCGGGTCGTCCGGCCGGGCGCCGCCGCAGCGGATCGTCGCCCCCTCCGAACGGGCCGCCGCGACGAAGTCCTCGATCTTGGCCAGGTGCGCGGCGGACACCAGCGGGCCGACCTCGACACCGTCGGCCAATCCGTTGCCGAGCCGGATCAGCTGCGCCCGGCGGACGATCTCGTCGACCACGGCATCCGCGATCGAGTCCTCGATGATCAGCCGCGCACCGGCCGAGCAGACCTGCCCGGAGTGCAGGAACACCGCGAGCATCGCGTAGTCCACGGCCAGCTCGAAGTCGGTGTCGGCGAAGACGATGTTCGGGTTCTTCCCGCCGAGCTCGACGGCGGTGCGCTTCACCGTCTCCGCCGAGGCCCGGATGATCGCCCGCCCGGTGTTCAGCCCGCCGGTGAACGACACCATGTCGACGTCGTCGTGCTCGGTCAGCGGGGCGCCCACCGACGGGCCGTCGCCGAGCACGATGTTGACCACGCCGGGCGGGATCCCGGCCTCCGCGCACAGCTCGACCAGCTTGACCGACGTCAGCGGGGTCACCTCGCTGGGCTTGATCACCATCGTGTTCCCGGCGGCGATCGCCGGGGCGACCTTCCAGGACAGCTGCAGCAGCGGGTAGTTCCACGGCGTGATCAGCGCGCAGACGCCGATCGGCTCGTGCACGATCCGGGACACCACGGTGCTGCTGCCGGTGTCCACGATCCGTCCGGCGTCCTTGTCGGCGAGTCCGGCGTAGTAACGGAAGACGGCGGTGACGTCGTCGACGTCCTGCCTGCCCTCGGCGATGGTCTTTCCGGTGTCCAGCGTCTCGGTCCGGGCGATCTCCTCCCGGTCCCGGACCAGCAGGTCCGCGATCGTGGAGAGGATCTCGCCGCGCTCGGCGGTGGACGTGGCACGCCACGGCCCGGTGTCGAACGCACGGCGGGCGGCGGCGACGGCACGGTCGACGTCGTCCGGCCCGGCCTGGTCGACCTCGGCCACGGTGGAGGCGTCGTACGGGTTGATCACCGGAGCGGTCCCGGCGGAGCCGCCGGTCCAGGTTCCGTCAATGTAGAGACTCGGCACCGGGGCAGCGTTCACCTGCGGATGAACGAACGCAAGCCGTGGTCGGAACGGTATGACGATCCGCACCGGGTGGGTGAGGGTGACGCCATTCCGCGATGTCCGGGCGGGCGTCCCGCCGACTGCCCGGTTAGGGTTGCGCCATGGGCAACCCGGTGCGTAGTCGCGAGTCCGGGGTGCAGTCCGTCGATCGCGCGATCACCGTGCTGGAGCTCATCGCCGGGCTCGGCGAGGCCGGGGTCAGCGAACTCGCCGCTGCGCTCGAGGTGCACAAGTCCACGGCGTTCCGGCTGCTCGGGGCGCTGGAGGAGCACGGCCTGGTCGAGCAGATCGGGGACCGGGGCAAGTACCGGCTCGGTTTCGGCCTGATCCCGCTCGCCGGCCGGGTAGCCGAGCGCCTGGAGGTCACCACCCAGGGCCGCCCGGTGTGCGACGAGCTCGCCGCCCGGCTCGGCGAGACCGTGAACATCGCGATCCCGGACCGCGGCTTCGCCGTGAACGTCGACCAGGCCCGCGGGCCGTCGATGGTCACGACCTACAACTGGCTGGGCCGGATCACCCCGATGCACAACACGTCCAGCGGCAAGGTTCTGCTCGCCGCCGCCGTGATCGACGATCCCACGGCGCTGCCCGATGAGGTCCGGCCGGCCGATCGCGCTGCGCTGTCCGAGGAGCTCGCCGAGGTCGCCGCCGCCGGGTACGCATGGTCGATGGAGGAGCTGGAGACCGGGCTGAACGCGGTCGCCGCACCGGTGCGCGACCACAGCGGGAGCGTCGTCGCGGCGCTGTCGGTGTCCGGGCCGTCCTACCGGCTCTCGGTCGAACGGATCGAGTTGATCACCCCGGACGTGGTCGCGGCCGGGCGCGAGATCAGCCGCCGGATGGGCTTCTGGGAGCCACCCGCCTAGAGCTTCTCGAGCGCCGGCGGGAGATTGCGTTCGATCTCGTCCCCGAGCCGCTCGAACTCACGGCGCAGAAACGGCGCGGCCAGCTTGAGCAGCCCCTTCAAGCGCAGGTCCGCCCGGTAGGTCACGACGCTGCCGCCGTCCTGGGCGGGCTCGACGGGCTCCGCGACGACGTCCACGGTGGCGGTGACCGTGCTGTTCTCCCCGACGAACTCCAGCCGCGAGTCGCTGCGCCCGATCAGGGTGTAGGCCAGCTCGGTCTCCCGGCCGTTGTAGACCGCGACCGCGTGCCAGGTGGAGCCGACGCAGATCGGCCCCCCGGCGTCGGACCGGGTGCACGACTTCGTCCCGGGGTTCCAGTCCTCGCTGTGCCCGAGATCGGCCAGGTAGCCGAGCACGGCACCGGCAGGGGTGGACACCGTCATCACCCGCTGGAAGCCGACCACGTCGCTCCTCTCACCCCGACTCGGACGGCGAAGATGGTCTCACGTCGCGGAACCTTGATCGAGAGCGCGGCCGGGTACCGGTGCGGCGATCGCGGCCGTGATCCGGTTCCGGCGTTCCGCCGCGCGGACAGCGCCGTCCGGCGCAGACTGCGGAACCCCAGCGGGACGTACCGAACGCCCGCGCCGCACCCGGGAGGCCGACCGGTGGCACCGAGGAACACGTCCGCGACGACCGGAACGGTGCAGGTCGAGCCGGACCTGCTCGTCAGCTCGGCGGAGCGGCTGACCCTGCTCGCCGACGCACTGGGCTCCGCAGCCGCATCGGTGCCCGCGCTGCCGCCGGAGCCCGGATTCGGTTCGGGCACAGCGGCCGCCGACCTGGAGGCGGACCTGATCGACGCCGTCCGCGGGCACGCAGAGCGGGCCCGGCACACCGCGGGTGCGGTGCGCGCCGCCGCCGCGAGCTGGCTCGAGGCCGACGCGACCGCCGCCGCGTCGTTCGCCGGCTGATCCGGTGCCGTCACTGAGCGAGCTGCTCGCCGCCGATCCGGGAGCCTGGCTGCGCCGAGCCGGTGCCTGGGACGCGCTGTCGCGCGATCTCGCGGCCCGCGCCGACGATCTCGACCGCACCGGGCACGCGGCGCTGCCCGGGCGCTGGACCGGCGCCGACGCCGATCGTGCGCGCGAGCAGCAGGACGCGCTGCGCGCCCGGCTGACGACCGACGGCGCGGTCGCGACCCGCGCCGGGGAGGTGCTGGGCCGGCACGCCGGGGAGGTGCTCGCGGCACAGCGCCGGATCGTGCAGGCCGCGCTCGCGGTGCATCCGCTGCTCGACGTCGATCTGGCCTCCGGCACCGTCTCGGTCCCGGCCGTGACACGGGGCATCGCCACCGTGTTCGCGGTCGGCGGACCCGCGGTCGTCCGCCTGCTCGCGGTGGAGAACCTGCGGTTCGGCAACGCCGTACGGTCGGCGCTCGCCGAGGCCGCCCGCTCGGACGCCGCGACCACCGCAGCGCTGCACGCACTGCGCCCGGCGGCGCCCGGCGGGGTCCCGGCGGTGGCGCCGGCCGGCGCGGCCGCCGCCCGTACCTGGTGGGCCGGCCTGCCGGAGGGCGAGCGCGACCGGCTGACCCGCACCCGGCCGGATCTCGTCGGGGGCACCGACGGGATCCCCGCGGCGGCCCGCGACCGGGCCAACCGGATCCGGCTGGACGCCGAGCGCAGCAGGCTGCGGGCACACGCCGACCGGCTGCGGATGGCCGGCGACGACGACGGCGCCGAGCGCGCGGAGGCCGGCCTCGCCGGACTGGACGCGGTGTCCCGCAGGCTCGACGCGGGCGACGCGACGCTCATGGGGCTCGACCGCGGCTCCGGGAACGGGCGGGTGGCGCTGGCCGTCGGCGATCCGGAGCGGGCCGCACACGTCGTCACGCACGTCCCGGGGACGGGTACCGGCTGGACCTCCGCGAAGGAGGACCTGCGCCGGGTGGACGCGACCCGCGACGCCGCCCGCGACGCGGCGGGCGACGGCGAGGTGGCCGCGGTGCTGTGGACCGGCTACGACGCCCCCGCCGACCTCGCGGGCGCCACCGACGGCCGGGAGGCGGACCGCGCCGCCGCGGACCTGCGCCGCTTCCAGGACGGGCTGCGCACCGGTCACGACGGACCGGTGCACCTGACCGCGGTCGGGCACTCGTACGGTTCGCTGGTGCTCGGCCGGGCGGCGGGGCCCGGTATCGCCGCCGACGACGTGGTGTTCGTCGGCAGCCCCGGCGTCGGGGTGCCGCACGCGTCCGAGCTCGGGGTGCCTACCGACCGGGTCTGGGCGACGACCGCACGCAACGACCCGATCCAGCACGCTCCGGGCACCGAGGTGTTCAG is from Pseudonocardia autotrophica and encodes:
- a CDS encoding ATP-binding cassette domain-containing protein translates to MNEDETTDTVLRYDAVGKQFGRRDALRDCSFALPRGRVAALVGANGAGKTTLLRMAVGLARPSAGRIEVLGENPAATGTPAGVSYVAQDKPLYRRFRVREMLRAAAVLNSGGNWDGAHAASLIADAGIGVGQRIGELSAGQRARVAIALALGRRPRLLLLDEPLAELDPLARREIMGTVLAAVAETGMTVLLSSHVVTDIEDACDHLVLLGDRRVMLDGGIDGLLAGHRIHSGPATSFVDDETVVHRSNGGRHTVALVRDHEPAAEPGPSGSAPTLEELVVAYLQAPAASDPEAA
- a CDS encoding GntR family transcriptional regulator, giving the protein MVVEFRIERRSGVPTYLQLVTQVRQALRVGALAPGDRLPTAKAVVEAIAINPNTVHKAYRELEREGLVEARPGKGTFVLHTLGRPDSVADRALRTRLEDWMNEAVAAGMTVEDVQALFADVVERWYEGE
- a CDS encoding DUF2975 domain-containing protein; translated protein: MTVHSRVLDVVRLLAKVFIWFVVLGLMVPAYKLVSVLIGGVFVGWPSFVFELGDDRLPLAPDANMVEGTLLVVGRSQAFLGAVAVELDAVFTVGYPMLIAVLAVRALDLARSDGPFSEAMPTRLGRLGWALVAQPVSAAAQALCTAQLRSTVLAGSTFGDEFSSAFGDALTWAAIASGAGILVFRSIIIEGVGMRRDLDGTV
- a CDS encoding helix-turn-helix domain-containing protein; this translates as MPPRTTGTIRVGLDALLAERGMTVTELARRVGITHANLSVLKNGHARAIRFSTLAALCEELDCQPGDLMAYRSD
- a CDS encoding alpha/beta fold hydrolase → MGDPTAAWTSMGQAEVARFGGRVPRPLDGGRELPLAWARSGPGERTPVLAIPGGPGLASVLPYRGLRRAAVRRGLDLIMVEHRGVGLSRHDSTGADLTVDDVTSTAAADDLAAVLDAAGVPRAIVYGTSYGSYLAQVFAIRHPDRIAAMVLDSPGLDAGDIAEVRAHLRALFWDGHHPATARCAALVRELAAAGEDPLDLSGVVQHVYEFAGTAPLERLLEARLRGRGRRSWARIAGLGRAEVESPTGQPMVFEPDLVRPIGQSELGFDAPPDGHVLDPQRLFARAPAAEPRTPPYDVAAELDHFGWPVAVVSGDRDLRTPRPVAERVTELLPDAVLVPIAAHGHSALDTHRLAALNVAHVMEAGAHRALPKLAGRLAALPKRGPSALLGPLMRAGIALDTLGS
- a CDS encoding MFS transporter; protein product: MTTTERPAALAAPPHERGSPGYRRLGAALWLSGMATFVLVYSVQGLLPALSAEFGVSSSRASLVLSATTGALALAVLPLSAVTEAWGRARVMTWALAVSAVLALLAPLAPTFETLVAVRALQGVALAALPALSMAHLTHEVSGRHLGGAVGLLIAGNTLGGLSGRLVAAWVAEFGGWRAGLAAVGALSVLATVAFRLLLPPATAPTPSRTRLRDLGGPLRRHLTDPGLLCLFGMAFLLMGAFVTVYNYLGFRLLAAPFSLPGTLVGLVFLGYLAGSWASTRAGRLGDRFGRRPVLWSATLLALAGVWVTVPDVLGSVLAGLVMITVGFFGAHSVASSWVGRRSRLLPGAVPAQASSLYLVGYYAGSSVGGAAGGIAFDHGGWSALAGYVSVLLLAALALALVLRRVGAPAGQG
- a CDS encoding LysR family transcriptional regulator, which produces MHELLAPALHRFVAVAQDGNLTRAAERIGVPQPTLSRSIARLEDDLGIALFRRVGRGLRLTPAGRTLQTRAEAALAELAAATAELAGDADPATGLVTLGFLGTLGPEVVPRILRGFRDAHPRIRIDLVQTQHAALLDRVRDGTVDLALTSPMPDEPGLVANALAEEELRLTVPSGHRLADEPVADLAEVAGEPFLQFARGYGLHGIVRAWCEQAGFRPRVAFEGGETATLRGLVGAGLGVALLPLGPDVPGVVQLPVRTPRTVRTLGMVHAAGGRRTVPVRDLCDFVAEHGPRLLGPDPRATVGR